In Sebaldella termitidis ATCC 33386, one DNA window encodes the following:
- a CDS encoding SIS domain-containing protein: protein MTIQEEVKKVIKKVLKEKETSGGIKNVVWIAAGGSYGGFYPAQYFMDRECRNLRSQSFTSNEFVYAVPEFVGENTLAVICSMRGTKETCVAAKVAKEKGAATIGLYVQESELTEICDYNIKYESIAIDTSKTEKVNSSIGLNLAMTLVEITEGYDNYSDAMDAFDIVDDTYRKAVNYTTPLAKEWAEKNKNEKVIYVMGSGPAWGSAYIFSICNIEEMLQIDSPAINCCEFFHGPFEVLDKNTSVFLLVSEGRVRPADERVITFLKKYGGEKINILDAKELGINRIKDSVSEYFNHVLFSPILNNVYMRQLSYAIKKDYNTRRYMWKVEY, encoded by the coding sequence ATGACTATTCAAGAAGAGGTAAAAAAAGTAATAAAAAAAGTTTTAAAAGAAAAAGAAACATCCGGAGGTATCAAAAATGTAGTGTGGATTGCGGCCGGAGGATCATATGGCGGTTTCTATCCAGCTCAGTATTTCATGGACAGAGAATGTCGAAATCTGCGTTCACAATCTTTTACAAGCAATGAATTTGTTTATGCTGTACCGGAATTTGTCGGCGAAAATACTTTAGCAGTTATTTGTTCTATGAGAGGTACAAAAGAAACCTGTGTCGCAGCGAAAGTTGCAAAAGAAAAAGGAGCAGCTACAATTGGATTATATGTCCAGGAATCGGAATTAACTGAAATATGTGATTACAATATTAAATATGAAAGCATTGCCATTGACACAAGCAAAACAGAAAAAGTAAATTCCAGCATTGGTCTTAATCTTGCTATGACATTGGTAGAAATAACTGAAGGTTATGATAATTACAGTGATGCGATGGATGCATTCGATATTGTGGACGATACTTACCGAAAAGCTGTAAATTACACTACTCCTCTGGCCAAAGAGTGGGCGGAAAAGAATAAAAACGAAAAAGTCATTTATGTGATGGGAAGCGGTCCGGCCTGGGGCTCAGCTTATATTTTTTCCATATGCAATATTGAAGAAATGCTCCAAATTGATTCTCCCGCCATAAATTGCTGTGAGTTTTTTCATGGTCCGTTTGAAGTCCTTGATAAAAATACTTCTGTTTTTTTGTTAGTATCTGAAGGAAGAGTTCGTCCGGCTGATGAAAGAGTTATTACATTTTTAAAAAAATACGGCGGAGAAAAAATAAATATTCTTGATGCTAAAGAATTGGGAATTAACAGAATTAAAGACAGTGTAAGTGAATATTTCAATCATGTGCTTTTCTCTCCTATTTTGAATAATGTATATATGCGTCAGTTGTCTTATGCCATTAAAAAAGATTATAATACCCGCAGATATATGTGGAAAGTAGAATATTAA
- a CDS encoding NTF2 fold immunity protein — MNEQTLEDYLIYIVMKYGGKWNEIEDNIYKLHEQEEEELKLKFQGDDYYYVKRTDWFAKFSSFITPLFDEFCTDKNRVYGGKNRTSFGFPLKFAGIEKPVETSVILKNKNRAEVFVKTDTNFSDEYLFILLKKAGLWKIDSYKNRRYRSEKWSLMIL, encoded by the coding sequence ATGAATGAACAGACTCTTGAAGATTATTTAATTTATATAGTTATGAAGTATGGAGGAAAATGGAATGAGATAGAAGATAATATTTATAAATTGCATGAACAGGAAGAAGAAGAATTGAAGCTGAAATTTCAGGGAGATGACTATTATTATGTAAAACGTACAGATTGGTTTGCCAAGTTTTCTAGTTTTATTACACCATTATTTGATGAATTTTGTACTGATAAAAACCGGGTTTATGGAGGTAAAAACAGAACAAGTTTTGGTTTTCCCTTAAAATTCGCAGGTATAGAAAAACCGGTCGAAACTTCTGTAATTTTAAAAAATAAGAATCGTGCTGAAGTATTTGTAAAAACCGATACCAATTTTTCTGACGAGTATCTTTTTATTTTATTAAAAAAGGCCGGTTTATGGAAAATTGATAGTTATAAAAACAGACGTTACAGAAGTGAAAAATGGAGTTTGATGATACTTTAG
- a CDS encoding PTS sugar transporter subunit IIA encodes MRKFLIASHAYLAKGMYSSLELIMGKQEHIHILCAYTSEEFDIKQEIQKILLDLSREDELIILTDVFGGSVNNEFFEVMAKNPDNIFLVSGVNLPLIMNLISRSKDEKPTSEIINESIQEAIDSICFCNELTENENGNVEEDEEF; translated from the coding sequence ATGAGAAAATTTTTAATTGCTTCCCATGCTTATTTGGCAAAGGGAATGTATAGTTCTTTGGAGCTTATTATGGGTAAACAGGAGCACATACATATATTATGTGCATATACTTCAGAGGAATTTGACATAAAACAGGAAATTCAAAAAATTTTACTTGATCTATCTCGGGAAGATGAATTAATTATCCTGACAGATGTATTTGGCGGAAGTGTTAATAATGAATTTTTTGAAGTAATGGCAAAAAATCCGGATAATATATTTCTTGTATCTGGTGTAAATTTACCTTTAATTATGAATCTGATTTCCAGAAGCAAAGATGAGAAACCAACATCTGAAATCATAAATGAATCCATACAGGAAGCAATTGATTCTATCTGTTTTTGCAACGAACTGACTGAGAACGAAAATGGAAATGTTGAAGAAGATGAAGAATTTTAG
- a CDS encoding GntR family transcriptional regulator, whose product MDTLNNETSELLYKQLANIIRNDIFEGRFKQDERIPSEFDLSHIYKISRSTVRKAISLLSEEGLLVKIHGKGTFVASPKFKNSSSTFLSFTENVDAMGKSLITNTISRYYETATPDQKRFFQLDGAEELLKIIRLRSIEALPICVETTWFTKDYDSLLTKNLNGSLYSVLRKDYEIEPSAGSKTIELCYASAQEAELLDVPRGSALMLVEDYVYDSYNKPLHITKQVVRGDKFKYALK is encoded by the coding sequence ATGGATACATTAAATAACGAAACTAGCGAGCTTTTATACAAACAGCTTGCCAATATAATCAGAAATGACATTTTTGAAGGTCGGTTTAAACAGGATGAAAGAATACCTTCTGAATTTGACTTAAGCCATATTTATAAAATTAGCAGAAGCACTGTCCGTAAAGCGATTTCACTTTTGTCAGAAGAGGGGCTTCTAGTAAAAATACATGGTAAGGGGACTTTTGTGGCAAGTCCTAAATTTAAAAATTCTTCATCTACTTTTTTAAGTTTTACGGAAAATGTAGATGCTATGGGAAAATCTTTAATCACTAATACAATTAGCAGGTATTATGAAACTGCAACACCGGATCAGAAACGTTTTTTTCAATTAGACGGAGCAGAAGAACTTCTAAAGATTATTCGTCTTCGAAGTATTGAAGCACTTCCGATTTGTGTTGAAACAACCTGGTTCACAAAAGATTATGATTCTTTGCTGACAAAAAATTTAAACGGTTCATTGTACTCAGTGTTAAGGAAAGATTATGAAATAGAACCATCTGCCGGCAGTAAAACTATTGAGTTATGCTATGCTTCTGCACAGGAAGCAGAGCTTCTTGATGTACCCAGAGGGTCAGCTTTAATGCTGGTGGAAGATTATGTTTATGACAGTTATAATAAGCCGCTTCATATTACAAAGCAGGTAGTGAGAGGAGATAAATTCAAATATGCTTTAAAGTGA